Proteins encoded together in one Impatiens glandulifera chromosome 1, dImpGla2.1, whole genome shotgun sequence window:
- the LOC124919953 gene encoding transcription factor IIIA-like, producing the protein MEQGDGEGGRKTPIFRDVRRYYCEFCGICRSKKSLIASHVLSNHKDQIQEKSNEGNANEKMGKSNTCEECGACFQKPAHLKQHMLSHSLERPFSCPIDDCHSSYRRKDHLNRHILQHEGKIFHCPIEGCKIQFAFQGNVTRHLNEFHSEESSSSNIDGAKEHVCPEHGCGKVFKYASKLKKHEASHVKLDSVEAFCTEPGCLKHFTNEHYLKVHLNECHSHIICDVCGTKQLRKNIKRHMLTHDAENSSERIACTFDDCSHTFSTRSNLQQHVKAVHLAVRPFACSMPGCSMRFPFKHVRDKHEKSGQHLHTNGDFEESDEIFRSRPRGGRKRACPPIEALFRKRVCPLNHSDSVFGQGSSEYLAWLLSSEADD; encoded by the exons ATGGAACAAGGCGATGGAGAAGGTGGGAGGAAAACCCCAATATTTAGAGATGTGAGAAGATACTACTGCGAGTTTTGTGGCATATGTCGTTCCAAGAAGTCTCTAATTGCTTCCCATGTTCTCTCTAATCATAAG gatcaaattcaagaaaagaGCAATGAAGGGAATGCAAATGAGAAAATGGGAAAGTCGAATACTTGTGAAGAGTGTGGAGCATGTTTTCAGAAACCTGCTCATTTAAAGCAGCACATGCTAAGCCATTCGCTTGAG AGGCCTTTTAGCTGTCCAATAGATGACTGTCATTCTAGCTATAGGAGGAAAGACCACTTGAATCGCCACATTCTTCAACACGAGGGAAAGATTTTTCACTGCCCTATTGAGGGCTGCAAAATCCAATTTGCATTTCAAGGCAATGTGACAAGGCATTTGAATGAATTCCACTCTGAGGAATCTTCCTCTAGCAACATTGATGGTGCTAAAGAGCATGTTTGCCCAGAACATGGGTGTGGGAAGGTTTTTAAGTATGCTTCAAAGCTCAAGAAACATGAAGCTTCTCATG TTAAGTTAGACTCGGTGGAGGCATTCTGTACGGAACCTGGTTGTTTGAAGCATTTTACGAATGAGCATTACCTGAAGGTCCATTTGAATGAATGCCATTCTCATATCATTTGCGATGTTTGTGGAACTAAACAACTTAGGAAGAATATAAAGAGGCATATGCTCACACATGATGCTGAAAATTCATCAGAGAGGATTGCGTGCACTTTTGATGACTGCTCTCACACATTTTCAACT AGATCAAATCTTCAACAGCATGTGAAAGCTGTACATCTTGCTGTAAGGCCATTTGCTTGTAGCATGCCTGGGTGTAGTATGCGATTTCCTTTCAAGCATGTTAGGGACAAGCATGAGAAATCTGGACAGCATTTACATACCAAT GGTGACTTTGAAGAGAGTGATGAAATATTCCGGTCTAGGCCAAGGGGAGGACGGAAAAGGGCATGTCCACCTATAGAAGCTCTATTTCGGAAGAGGGTCTGTCCATTGAACCATTCAGATTCAGTTTTTGGACAGGGATCTTCTGAGTACCTTGCCTGGTTGCTGTCTTCTGAAGCTGATGATTGA